The Thalassophryne amazonica chromosome 18, fThaAma1.1, whole genome shotgun sequence DNA window TGGATTTGTGACAGGTACAAACACTTCAAGTTAATGGTACGAGCCTCCCTGCAGATAGGGGGCGCTGTGACTGGTACAGAAACAGGCCTGTTTTAGGTACCTCAAAGTAGAATTTTGTTGTTAAATCAGTACTCACTTGGTGAAAAGATGCACAGTGATCAGTTTTGTGTGTCTCCTCTAGATGTCGCCAGTGTGCCAGTGTGTGTGCCGTGTGCCACCATGTGGTGAAGGGGCTGTTTGTGTGGTGTCAGGGCTGCAGCCACGGTGGACATCTGGAGCACGTAATGAACTGGCTCAAGAGCAACGTGCACTGCCCGGCCGGCTGCGGCCACCTGTGTGAGTACACCTGAGCCGCGTGCGGCTGACGTTCACTGGGTCTCTGCCAGGGCAAGAAACGATCTCCCCTCCGGCTTAGTTCATCACAAACACACTCCACAGGCTGAGCAGACATCGCTGTCCGTCCACCTGCATGAGTCGCGAACCAAAGAGggctgttacaaaagtgtgattaAAGATTTCATCCACAAGCTCAGAAGGACAGTCCAGCAGACGTTCATGAAACTACCTTTTTGGATTTTAATCAGCTGTGATTTTTGGACATGCACAGATGTTTTGAAACAAGTAAAGAATTCAATATTTTGTTAACTCTGACTTGCATTTTACATTGTTTTACATCCAGAAACTTTGCACATGAATCTCTTCTCCTCATACCTGGATTGTTTATATCCGCTGATAGAAACATTTTGAAGGACTGTAGCTGTGAAGTAACTTCATCACACTGTTAAGGGCAATACTTCAAAGCAATAAGTGCACAGAAAGTATCATTGTAGAGATCTGGACTTTGTCCCCTCAAATCTATACTCATTATGTTCATTCAAACTGACGtagaatataatgaaattttTACTGTGTCCAACACATGGAATTTGTAGAAGAAAATGAGACAGGACATTTTACTAATTCATTTTCACAAAATCAAATGTTTGAAAAACTGAAGTTAGTTCAGCTGGTAATGATGAGACATGGAAAGGGAATTTCAGTGTCAAACTGCATGTAGAAAGAGAAATTCACACCAACTGCACTGTATACCATGAGTTACTCTTTAAAATACATCCAGCAGGACAGTTAATACTCAACAGCATATACACAAAGATCTCATTCAAACTGAAGCACAGCTGTATGAACACTTGAACTAAATAGACTATCGCATCTTAAATAAATGTACCTTTTCTTCTTGTGGTGAAAACTTTTCCACCTCATCTCATACTTTTCACAGTAAGACAGCTTGAAGAAAGATGCATGTTCATCCCTCCTCTTCTGCAGTGCCATTACACAAGTCCAGTAAACACCTGCACAAGCATGTGAGGGTCACGTACCCTTCCTGCCTGCTTGTCACTTTGCTGCAGTAGCTGCCTCTGACCTCGTCCACGTGTGGCGAGCTCTGGTACGTCAGCCTCTTCTCAAAGCAGCAGCTGCTTGACAAGGCTGGCCTCGTCTTTGGCCTTCTCTCGCATCGGGTTCAGGGTGGTAAACTCACCCTCCGTCAATGGTGACAGATGCACTTTtacatacaaaaagtaaattactAGAGCTTGGCTTAAGAGGAGAGCTTTTTTCTAGCATCTGTCACGTCAAAGGCAAACTTGAGATTCCGTAGTTTGTTGTAAGAACTCACCTGTAAAGGTTAAGGATGCTCCCAGCTATCGGAGACTTTCTCTGTAGCACTCAGTCGCCTGAGGCTCTGAAGTACGATTTGTAAGGTTCCCGCTGGTGTGAAGAATCAAACAGAAACCAGCATCAGGTAACTGACAGTAACACTGGGACTTTATAAGCTGAGCGTCACAGTCATACCAAGTTCTTCTTCACAGGAATCCAACTTCTTCATTAGATCTAGAAAAGATGTGGGAGTCAGGCCCTCTGTGGAAACACATGTAGAGAGAGATGGTGTGCACTTGAACTCACTGTGAACACCAGTATCACCCTTTACTGTATCTTCCACGCCACCACTCCCACTTGTGGTGAGACAAGAGAGTAGTTCAGCGCGGCAGCTTCTGGCCTTTGCCAGTGTGGCACACATGTCTTGTGCCAGACGGTGATTCTCCACTAACTCAGCATGGACCCTCCTCCAGGCCATCTTGTCCTCCATCAGGCATCCCTCCATCACAGTACGAAGCTCCTTTTCCTGGGACACTTGGCTCTGCAGGCTCCCCACCTCCTCATAGTGctgtgaagaaaaagaagttcagGGCACTTCACACATGAGCTTGGACTTTGTTGTATAGTCAGCTGTTTGTATCACGGGTAGGAAAAGGGGAGATTGTCTAAAAGTTGAACAGCAAAGACATTTTAGCCAATAACCCTGTTGCATGACTGGTGCTAGCTGAAGACAAATAGAAGAATGACCGATCCTGATCTCTGTTCCCCAAAGAGAGATGAACTGATGGCTGAAAATGTACTGCTTAAAACAAACAGGCCTCAGgatgttttgctggatatctgctggacataTAGAACAACACTCTCTCAGGAACCTTGCGTATTTGTATATCTTTCTTCATGTCATCTGCAAGCTCTCACAGTGTAAAACTCAAGACATTTGCAGTGGCAAAATCgttcaaaaataaatacattactaGCAATACAAGTAGCAGAAATAAAGGTACTAAATGTCAACATGAACTAAATTTTATAGAAAATCAAAAGGTACTCATCTTTCAATCATGTGGTCTGCCAGAAAATGAAAACCCAGCTACACATGTAAATTAATAATTAGTCCTACACAACTCATGGTTCCTTTGTGGCCAgtccaaaataaaatacaagcagCTATATCAACATGCATTTGATACTTAAGGTAAAACCTGCAGTTATGTACAGAGAACAGCCAATGAGTCTACAATATGACTTGCAAATTGGGGCAAGCAGATGTGGAAGATATGGTTAAATGAAACATCTTTTTTCCATATTGATATTCATTAATGCTACCAGTTTGAAAACTATGCTGATAATCATGAAACTCTCTAGAAACTACAGGATTCAAGTTACACTTTTGTCTTTTACTGTGTTGTATTTTGGAAAGCAATTTGTGTATAAAGCAAAGTGCTACACTATTAGTGTAGCAGCAGTAATGCATATCTCACATCTGTTCGTGTTTTTCCTTCGACTTTGACTTTAGTTCTCACCACACAATTCAGcatgtgtgtattttgttttcTGCTTTAAGTATCAACAAAGCTTACAACATTTTTGTTATTATCCTCATCTTAAGAGGATGTTTCAGCTTCACTTTCACAGTCATATTTCATGCCCCTCACCAGGTCTACTCTCACTCCCTTTTTTCCCCGTTTCTGGCACTTTCTTCAGAACTTCAACAAATGGTTGTGCCTTTTACATGCAAGCTACAAATTACAGACGTTCTCCTGTTTATTTGTCCTGTGTAATAGACTTTTAGGGAACAGCACGGTGAccaagcagttagtgcacttgtttccaaaaggttcctggttcaagaccaccacccagtactgcaaatttcctcCTGGCTCTCGTGTTCAAATTAGCAGTCCTGCCTaccacagattttccaaaaaatgaactgaaatgttgctgaaaaatgtaccaattcaaatgtatttcaagcttatagtgtcatacttttgttttactttgcaatttcaaccaaataattagaaaaaatatatatttctcattttcttcatatctctgccacaaacagcagagatcagcagTCTAAAATGATTCTAGCGAGAACCCtgaagaccacctgtgcccattcttcatgtaatgtgcagttgtgtcaggaagagcatccagtgtaaaacttgtgtctaatcaacatgcagatccatctcggcTGTTAGACCTATTAATGTCCAAAACTTATCATTATCATGTTAAATTTTATTGCCCAGCCCGAAAGGCTAGGCTAATAATCaagacttcacaatgtttcgttctCCCAACACCTTAAGAATAATCTTACAAATTAGATCACAAGCAGCACCTATAATCTAGGTTAAGTCCAGGGATCACCTTGTGGAGCTGAATGGCCATCTCTTGCATCTCAGCCTCGAGCTTGTCAGCATAGGACTGTTCTAAAGCATCGCTGGGTGGTCGAGCACTGCTGTGCCATCTCGCAATAGCAGAGGTCATCTTGCGTTTTGGTCCAAACAGTCTATGGagtcacacaaaaaaaaagaacagagttTGTTTCTAAACAGAAAAGCCAAGGATATATGAGCACTGTGAGTGCTGCGGTAAATGTGAAAGCAGGACCTGAAGTGTCTTACGTGATCCCTACTTCCTTTAAGTCATTCTCAGTGAGGGTGAGAAAGATCCGCAGGTCAATGTCTTGCTCTTCGAGTAAGGGGAGGTACTTTGAGAAGCCAATTTGCTCCAAGAACTCTGCCAGATCCTACGATGGAAATAAAAAAGAAGAGCCATAACAGTCCAGAGAAAAACTGCTCCTAATCTAACacatacagtattgttcagaataatagtagtgctatgtgactaaaaagattaatccaggttttgagtatatttcttattgttacatgggaaacaaggtaccagtagattcagtaaatcctctgttgtattattattgtgaacacccccttttctacttttttactaatagcccaatttcatagccttaagagtgtgcatatcatgaatgcttggtcttgttggatttgtgagaatctactggtaccttgtttcccatgtaacaataaatatactcaaaacctggattaatctttttagtcacatagcactacttttattgtgaacactactgtaattacaGCTGGCTTTACTGGAATTTGAAATCACAACTCAAATGTACCTTTGGGCCAGCGTATGAGGGTGAAGGACCAACATGCGACTGGGTCCCACAGTTTGCTGTGCTACTGAAGTATACTGCGTCGCTGCTCCCTTGGCGACTCTTGCCTTTTGAGTGATGGTTCTTACTTACTCGGCGAGAGCTGCTCTTTTTGCATTGATCAGAATCCTGAAGGAAAACGGTAAGTTATCAAGGTCAAAGTGCAATCCAGCTAgtgtgttttgtctttttttatgttaatggtGTACATTCACATCATTACTCTCCACAGATCCTTCCCAGTTTAGGCCAATCGCATGAGGCAGGCATTCGCTGCTGCTACTGCTGCTCCTCATGGTGGACATGTCATTGTCAAAGAACGGACTCTCGTCTGCAACCACATGACAGACAATATTTACATGTGTAGCAGATACTTAACCTGTACTGAGGATTTCTAAAATCCCACTGAATTTAATTATACATCAACGTGAAGTGCATTTCCTCCAATAATATGTCACAGTACATGTTATTGGAAGCTATTTTGATAACTTGCCCACACCTCTGCTGCTGTTGCTCTGGCCGTCCAGTTCGTTAATGGGCGAGGTGACATCACGGTAAGAGATTATGTCACTCTGTTCCCCAGTGTCACGGAATGTCACGTAGCCTGGTGGTGCCGCAGGTGGCTCTGGAAGACGAACAGAAGAAGAGTTCCAGGCACACTCTAATTCATATGTTAGGGTGGAAGACTACATGTATTTGCACCAATCCACCACGGTACGGACATGATGGTTCAGTGCAGgcagttatgctgcatttacacataatgacgacaagtcatgaatgccacaaagtatacattctgggccgctgatcatgaatgtgatgattctgggcagaggcgtcaggtctcctcaggaactggtgcaacctgttaccacgagttacgattaatggcacgtgttggtgaattatcaggaaccattacgcacggtcaagaataatgttccgtgctATTGTgcataacagtgcatcgttaggttctgtcacattgttaatgaggcgaattgtctccacgcaCACaaacccatattcatcctaccgtcagctgctgagcaattcagattgctccagtttgctcctcaaaatctagattaatccacagcagaactttgtgactgcatgcttagttgggctctgtgccatggagtggcgcagagaggaggaggagacagagagagccagatgtgtggctccatgcggctctTGTCTCGCTCTTTTTCCCAAATATCAggtgcaggtggaacacctgcaggagtgcgctgatgagcactggaacaagacttttagccgacttggcgtcactgtcctccttcagcatactgcagcaatgaaactggtgCAGCAGGGTTCAATTGtgagcatgtcagagaagaacactgtcacgctctattaaggatcaacactaatcaagacgctcagttgcgacttccatgacatgaggtgaaatgagggtggtgcgtgacattcgtggaagatttttgttgacagccaaaaacatgctccacgaaaatcacacaccaacacgcactattaagaaacctattcagacgcattaagtcacattaagaatatcaggaatgtgccaagaatgacgcaaatatgacactcGTAatacgtcttgcctatgtgtaaacgcagcattacacgGAGAAGAAGCTGCATAAAAATATAAAGCGGACCAAATTTCACACCCATGAAGTCTTTCAGGACACCTCTGTATTAGTGTGACTGATACAGAGGCATTCTGAAAAAACTCACTATCTCAATCTCTTCCTGTCGCAGGAAAAATAGGTGTTTGCTGTCCCCCAATTGTACCCAACTCACACTGAACTTTGATAAGCACCTACGTCGGTAAAGTGTAATTGGTGTATTACAGGCTGGCAGATATTGGATATCTTATGTGACACTACCACACAGTTTGCTGGTGTCTCCTACTCGGAACTTGGCGATGGCCTGGGGCCCGTCATGAATGCTAATGCCTTTAGTTCGGCTCCGACTTAGCCGGTGCCTCCGGGGTGCGCTATCGGAGTCCTCAGATGAGCTCAGGTCCTCAAAACGCCCTGATAGAATGAAGAAAAAAAGACAATACTGATCAAATCAGTTGGAATACAAAATGACAAATGAGACATGAagctgcttaaaaaaaaatacccagTTTGATTTTTGAAGAGTGTGTGTCAATGAGGCTGACGATCTTGGTATAGCCGTATATCATGGCTAAGATGCGGGCAGTCTCTCCCTTAGCGTTGCGATCGTCCACTTTAACTTTCTGTAAATGCATAAATGAAACTGCATGCTGTGACATCATCACCTGTCTTCAACCTGAATGGCAGATTTGTAGATTATAAATGACTCACATGATCAAGCAGGTACTGAACAATGATTTCATGGCCACAAGCAGCAGCCTCCATCAAAGGAGTGAAACCAGACACGTGCTCTctgtgaagacaaaaaaaaaaaaagtgaatggaCGACTGCAGGGTTGTTACAATGGAGGAGGAAAGAAAACACCCAAAACGAAGCACTGACTTCACATTGGCATCAGCATTGTTGTCCAGCAGGAACTTGACCATCTGATGGCCTGTGCTGGTGCAGTGGAAGAGAGCGGTCCAACCTCGAGAGTCCTTCAGCTCCAAATCAGCGCCTTGCTGTTAGACAACAACAAGACGCAGCATTTCTTACACAGAtaataaagtaaaaaacaattatttACAGACATCAGTGTGTTTCAATCTCCAAACaccttataaaaaaaaataataattctttaCCTACTGTATATCTTTTCTAATTCTTCAAAAACAAAGCTGAAATATTcagggcatccagaaagtattcacagcgcttcactttttccacattttgttacagccaaaatggagtaaattaaattttttttccccataaaattctactcacaacaccccataatgacaacatgaaaaaagttgtttttttttattttaaatctttgcaaatgtattaaaaataagtaaaaatcaCACATACAAACAAAGAATTTATAGATTAACCTACTATGTTCCAGGTAGCATGTGGTGTTTTACAAGAATCAAAATCAGCTTGCACAAACATGAAAGTCATCAGTGATGACAAGCAGTACACTATCACAGTAAACTTTTTAACTGCATCTTATTTTAAACTGGAAATGAGGCTGGGAAGAGCTACACTTACACAGTCCAAGAACGGAACAAGCTTCGGTCGAGACTCTCAAAGCTCACTGCACATTTTCATCTGGCCTCATATATCGCCTTTGTTAACAGTAATAATCTTGTATTTTACCTTAAAATACACGTTAGTCCAGGCTTCAATGCTGACTGTCAGTATATACCTGAAGCAAAAAGTATGCGATACTTTCATTGCCACAGCTTGCTGCCAGCATCAGGGGGGTCAGTCCTTTCACGGTGGGTGCATTTACATTCACGCCAGCCTCCAGCAGGAGATTTACAATGTTGTCATGGCCGATATAAGATGCATACATCAGCGGAGTCCATCCTCCAATGTTCTTACCATCCAAATCCACCTCTCGTCTGAAAGgagaaaaggatttttttttttgtttaaataatctGCAGGGAAAATTAAGTACAGATGGTAACATTATCAAGGTACCCACTTTTTGATGCACTCTGCCACTACATCGTACTGTCCAATCGAGCAGGCAGTGTAGAGGTCCAGAGGAACATCCAGCTCCTCGGGACACACCAAGCAGTCACCCAGCCACAAGGAGAGGCTGGCATTCAGCTGCTCTGACTCACTGGCTTCATCACTTAGCTCAGACATTTTCCCCTCAGTGCACACCTGAAGACACAAGTCACCCGTTGAGTCATCTTCAGCATTACAAAGCCAACAAGTCCCACTATTATCAGACAGTGGCAAAGTTGTAAGGTTTCTTTACACTAGACACAAAAATGATGTCAAACAGTAGTTACAAAAATCGggtctgggaacatgcactgaTGCTGCATCTGCCACGTTACAGCACCATCCTGGGCACTAGGCTGACCAACACCAGCTCCTAAAACTAGCCACTGAAGCACCTGCCCACTGAAGCACGCTCAAGGGAAAAACACCACATGACCATATTGTTGTAGGTGTTGTTCCCTCATAATGCAACCACAATGCCTCATATGAGTCTACTAAGACCAAGTGTCAGAACCACGTAACCAGACTAGAAGTGCCAGAACCCTCTGGACGAAGGTCCTCGTGGTCCTGTCTATCCAGATATGAATTTGGACGGTTGTTTTTGGGATTGAGAGCAGCTTCAAAATTGTATCTTACATCCAGATTTACCCAACAATGGTCAAGTCATCTGAGATGCTAGGAATTGACAGTCTCAATCAATTAAGAATTATTGCCAAACTAAAGTCTGTTCTGTCCTATAAGGATCTGGAAAAAGTCATCCACGCTTTCATAACCTCACACCAAGACTATTCtaatttcctttactttggtctcCCTTTGAATCTGATGATACAGCTTCAGATGGTCCAAACCGCAGTGGCTAGGCTGCTTACTAACACTAAAAAAATGTGAGCATATCACACCGGTCCTAGCCTCCCTGCATTGGCTCCCAGTCCAGTGTAGGATTCAGAGTTTAAGGCCATTAACTCCCTGGCCCACAGTTATATAGCTGATCTCATTCATTTCAAGGTAGCTACCACGTCTTCTAGATCTTCCAGCCAAGGTCTCCTTTATGTCCCATGGTCCTGACTTAAACAAAAAGGTGACACAGCTGTTGCGCTTGCTGATCCTCAGCTGTGGAACAAACTGCCACCTGACATAACATTAGAAATGCAGCCTCAATTACAGTTTTTAAATCCAGGCTCAAAACACATGGGTTTCACAATACACCCTACGGTGCGA harbors:
- the anks3 gene encoding ankyrin repeat and SAM domain-containing protein 3 isoform X2, whose product is MSELSDEASESEQLNASLSLWLGDCLVCPEELDVPLDLYTACSIGQYDVVAECIKKREVDLDGKNIGGWTPLMYASYIGHDNIVNLLLEAGVNVNAPTVKGLTPLMLAASCGNESIAYFLLQQGADLELKDSRGWTALFHCTSTGHQMVKFLLDNNADANVKEHVSGFTPLMEAAACGHEIIVQYLLDHKVKVDDRNAKGETARILAMIYGYTKIVSLIDTHSSKIKLGRFEDLSSSEDSDSAPRRHRLSRSRTKGISIHDGPQAIAKFRVGDTSKLCEPPAAPPGYVTFRDTGEQSDIISYRDVTSPINELDGQSNSSRDESPFFDNDMSTMRSSSSSSECLPHAIGLNWEGSVESNDDSDQCKKSSSRRVSKNHHSKGKSRQGSSDAVYFSSTANCGTQSHVGPSPSYAGPKDLAEFLEQIGFSKYLPLLEEQDIDLRIFLTLTENDLKEVGITLFGPKRKMTSAIARWHSSARPPSDALEQSYADKLEAEMQEMAIQLHKHYEEVGSLQSQVSQEKELRTVMEGCLMEDKMAWRRVHAELVENHRLAQDMCATLAKARSCRAELLSCLTTSGSGGVEDTVKGDTGVHNLMKKLDSCEEELAGTLQIVLQSLRRLSATEKVSDSWEHP
- the anks3 gene encoding ankyrin repeat and SAM domain-containing protein 3 isoform X1; the protein is MSELSDEASESEQLNASLSLWLGDCLVCPEELDVPLDLYTACSIGQYDVVAECIKKREVDLDGKNIGGWTPLMYASYIGHDNIVNLLLEAGVNVNAPTVKGLTPLMLAASCGNESIAYFLLQQGADLELKDSRGWTALFHCTSTGHQMVKFLLDNNADANVKEHVSGFTPLMEAAACGHEIIVQYLLDHKVKVDDRNAKGETARILAMIYGYTKIVSLIDTHSSKIKLGRFEDLSSSEDSDSAPRRHRLSRSRTKGISIHDGPQAIAKFRVGDTSKLCEPPAAPPGYVTFRDTGEQSDIISYRDVTSPINELDGQSNSSRDESPFFDNDMSTMRSSSSSSECLPHAIGLNWEGSVESNDDSDQCKKSSSRRVSKNHHSKGKSRQGSSDAVYFSSTANCGTQSHVGPSPSYAGPKDLAEFLEQIGFSKYLPLLEEQDIDLRIFLTLTENDLKEVGITLFGPKRKMTSAIARWHSSARPPSDALEQSYADKLEAEMQEMAIQLHKHYEEVGSLQSQVSQEKELRTVMEGCLMEDKMAWRRVHAELVENHRLAQDMCATLAKARSCRAELLSCLTTSGSGGVEDTVKGDTGVHSEFKCTPSLSTCVSTEGLTPTSFLDLMKKLDSCEEELAGTLQIVLQSLRRLSATEKVSDSWEHP